A genome region from Tolypothrix sp. PCC 7712 includes the following:
- a CDS encoding acyltransferase family protein, protein MRLTSLDVFRGITIAGMILVNMAGVADDKYPPLDHAAWNGCTPTDLVFPFFLFIIGVAMTFSLSKYTEGDKPQSAVYWRILRRAAILFALGLLLNGFWNKGIWTFDFSSIRLMGVLQRIGLAYLFASLIVLKLPRKAQWIFAAAILIGYWLAMMYVPVPGYGAGVLTREGNLGAYIDRLIIPKAHLYKGDGFNFMGDPEGIFSTIPAIVSVLAGYFAGNWIRSQTVQSRISIGLALFGIGCLIVGWAWGWTFPINKKIWTSSYVVFTSGWALLLLATCYELIEVRQIRRWSKPFEIMGLNAIALFVASVLLIKIFVRTNIGTGDNAPTTYDWIYQNVFASWAGTFNGSLLFALVTVLFWWVVAVIMYRQRWFLKV, encoded by the coding sequence ATGCGCCTGACCTCACTAGATGTTTTTCGTGGCATTACTATCGCCGGAATGATTCTCGTCAATATGGCGGGAGTTGCTGATGATAAATATCCTCCCTTAGACCATGCTGCATGGAATGGCTGCACACCAACGGATTTGGTGTTTCCCTTCTTCTTATTCATTATTGGTGTGGCGATGACTTTCTCGCTGTCAAAATACACCGAAGGCGACAAACCACAATCGGCAGTTTACTGGCGGATTTTGCGCCGTGCGGCAATTCTCTTCGCTTTGGGTTTATTGCTCAACGGCTTTTGGAATAAGGGTATTTGGACTTTTGATTTCAGTAGCATCCGGTTGATGGGAGTGTTGCAACGCATCGGTTTGGCTTATCTATTTGCTTCCTTAATAGTCCTGAAGTTACCGCGTAAGGCTCAATGGATATTCGCCGCCGCCATACTCATTGGCTATTGGCTGGCGATGATGTATGTACCCGTACCCGGTTATGGTGCTGGCGTTCTCACCAGGGAAGGTAACCTTGGCGCATATATTGACCGCTTAATTATACCGAAAGCACATCTGTACAAGGGTGATGGCTTTAACTTCATGGGCGATCCAGAGGGAATTTTTAGTACTATTCCTGCAATTGTTAGCGTATTAGCTGGCTACTTTGCAGGTAATTGGATACGTTCTCAAACAGTACAATCACGTATAAGTATTGGTTTAGCTTTATTTGGTATTGGTTGCTTAATTGTAGGTTGGGCGTGGGGATGGACATTTCCCATCAACAAAAAAATTTGGACGAGTTCCTATGTTGTCTTTACTAGCGGTTGGGCGTTGCTTTTGTTAGCCACTTGTTACGAACTCATCGAAGTTAGGCAGATACGTCGCTGGAGTAAACCATTTGAGATTATGGGACTAAATGCGATCGCGCTTTTCGTTGCTTCAGTCTTACTGATTAAAATCTTCGTGAGAACCAACATCGGTACTGGTGATAATGCTCCCACTACCTACGATTGGATTTACCAAAATGTGTTCGCTTCCTGGGCTGGAACTTTCAACGGTTCACTATTATTTGCCCTTGTCACCGTTTTATTTTGGTGGGTAGTTGCGGTAATTATGTATCGCCAACGCTGGTTTTTGAAAGTGTAA
- the hpf gene encoding ribosome hibernation-promoting factor, HPF/YfiA family, with protein sequence MKLVIHGKNIEITDAIREYVHQKIEKAVSHFQNITNEVDVHLSVARNPRINPRQAAEVTIYANGNVIRAEESSENLYASIDLVADKIARQLRKYKERRHDKKTQSQPTNELVVPQPVVADLIGDRTPELPNEIVRTKYFSMPPMTVTEALEQLQLVGHDFYMFLNSETGEINVIYERNHGGYGVIQPRHNNGHTNGHSNGKNGKTANANFVISEKPFLAK encoded by the coding sequence ATGAAGCTTGTCATCCACGGCAAAAATATTGAAATTACCGATGCGATTCGGGAATATGTGCATCAAAAAATCGAAAAAGCAGTTAGTCACTTTCAGAACATCACCAATGAAGTGGATGTGCATTTAAGCGTAGCTCGCAATCCCCGAATTAACCCCAGACAGGCGGCTGAAGTGACTATTTATGCCAATGGTAACGTCATCCGTGCCGAGGAAAGCAGCGAGAATCTATATGCCAGTATTGACTTGGTAGCAGATAAAATTGCTCGTCAACTGCGTAAGTATAAAGAAAGACGACATGATAAGAAAACTCAGAGTCAACCTACTAATGAGTTAGTAGTTCCCCAACCAGTAGTTGCAGATTTAATTGGCGATCGCACTCCAGAATTACCCAATGAGATTGTCCGCACCAAGTACTTCTCAATGCCGCCAATGACTGTTACAGAAGCGTTGGAACAACTCCAACTGGTAGGACATGACTTTTATATGTTCCTCAATTCTGAAACAGGTGAAATTAACGTCATTTATGAACGTAACCACGGTGGTTACGGTGTAATTCAACCACGTCATAATAACGGCCATACCAACGGTCATAGCAATGGTAAAAATGGCAAGACAGCTAATGCTAATTTTGTCATTTCCGAAAAACCGTTTTTGGCTAAATGA
- a CDS encoding peroxiredoxin: MPVKVGDTAPDFSLPAQNGETVNLRDFRGKSAVVLYFYPKDDTPGCTAESCAFRDRYEVFKNAGAEVIGVSGDSNQSHQQFAAKYNLPFILLSDKGDKVRKEYGATAAFGLLPGRVTYVIDQQGVVQYVFDSMFNFQGHVDEALKKLQQLQAV; this comes from the coding sequence ATGCCAGTTAAAGTTGGAGATACTGCTCCTGATTTCAGCTTACCTGCTCAAAATGGTGAAACCGTTAACCTGAGAGATTTTCGCGGTAAAAGTGCTGTTGTGCTGTACTTTTATCCCAAGGATGATACACCGGGATGTACGGCTGAATCTTGTGCTTTTCGCGATCGCTATGAAGTGTTTAAAAATGCTGGCGCTGAGGTGATTGGCGTGAGTGGGGATTCTAATCAATCACACCAGCAATTTGCTGCCAAGTACAATTTACCGTTTATTCTACTGAGTGACAAAGGCGACAAAGTTCGTAAGGAATATGGTGCAACAGCCGCCTTTGGTTTATTACCTGGACGAGTCACCTATGTAATTGACCAACAGGGAGTTGTGCAATATGTTTTTGATTCGATGTTTAACTTTCAAGGCCATGTTGACGAGGCTTTGAAAAAGCTGCAGCAACTGCAAGCTGTCTAA
- a CDS encoding DUF433 domain-containing protein, which translates to MQLEDYFDFLSSDDIRLKGHRVGIDNVIDYYLEGYTPEEIAANLPDISLEQIYATITYYLHNRTEIDTYISRLAKWREERYQKSIAHPSPLAERLRKLKLTKSEQQVNQL; encoded by the coding sequence ATGCAATTAGAAGATTATTTTGACTTTCTCTCATCTGATGATATTCGCCTCAAAGGACACCGCGTTGGTATAGACAATGTAATTGATTACTATTTAGAAGGATATACACCAGAAGAAATAGCTGCGAACTTACCTGATATCAGCTTAGAGCAAATTTACGCGACTATTACTTATTATTTACATAATCGCACTGAAATTGATACCTATATTTCACGCTTGGCAAAGTGGAGAGAAGAACGTTATCAAAAATCAATTGCTCATCCCTCACCTTTAGCAGAACGCTTAAGAAAATTGAAACTTACAAAATCTGAACAGCAGGTAAATCAGTTGTGA
- a CDS encoding WD40 repeat domain-containing protein: protein MNEKRIVNEFSSEKRSSSGYPAPLVINPTGEFIASAMIEDIDQNFVKLWNVNTKQVKDLGEHLWNGLHRVRAIAFTPDSKIVASGGGDKTIQLWDAKEERLELGKLTGHSSEVRCLVISPDGEILVSGDGHGVIKFWNLRTKREIRSIQASSLPVRSLAFSPDSQMLVSGSDDYSIKLWNAKTGRENCTLGQHSASVNSVAFSPDGEIIVSGSDDCKIQIWQLKSQSAISVLSGHTSAITSVAFSPDGKTIVSGSKDCTVRLWQHI, encoded by the coding sequence TTGAATGAAAAACGAATAGTTAATGAATTCTCAAGTGAAAAGAGAAGTTCTAGTGGTTATCCTGCTCCACTCGTTATCAATCCGACTGGAGAATTTATTGCTAGTGCCATGATTGAAGATATAGATCAAAATTTTGTTAAATTATGGAATGTAAATACAAAGCAAGTCAAAGACCTTGGTGAACACCTATGGAATGGTCTTCATAGAGTTAGAGCAATAGCTTTTACCCCGGATAGTAAAATTGTTGCTAGTGGTGGTGGAGATAAGACTATTCAACTATGGGATGCTAAAGAAGAACGGTTAGAACTTGGTAAACTTACTGGACATTCTAGTGAAGTCAGATGTCTAGTGATTTCTCCAGATGGGGAAATTCTTGTGAGTGGTGATGGACACGGAGTTATTAAATTTTGGAATTTGAGAACAAAAAGAGAAATTCGCAGTATACAAGCCAGTTCATTGCCTGTTCGCTCACTAGCATTTAGCCCAGATAGTCAAATGCTGGTTAGTGGTAGTGATGACTATAGCATCAAACTTTGGAATGCAAAGACAGGAAGAGAAAATTGTACGCTTGGACAGCACTCAGCCTCAGTGAACTCAGTAGCTTTTAGTCCTGATGGTGAGATAATTGTCAGTGGAAGTGATGACTGTAAAATCCAAATTTGGCAATTAAAAAGTCAATCTGCTATTTCCGTTCTTTCTGGACACACTAGCGCAATCACATCAGTAGCTTTTAGTCCTGATGGTAAAACTATTGTTAGTGGTAGTAAGGATTGTACAGTTAGACTGTGGCAGCATATCTAA
- a CDS encoding NAD(P)(+) transhydrogenase (Re/Si-specific) subunit beta has translation MSDFLPTGIQLTYLVAASLFILGLKKLGSPATARNGNVVAAVGMLLAIVATMLDQHVLNYEMILLGLAIGSGLGAIAAYKVQMTEMPQMVGLLNGLGGAASALVAVAEFWRLLDSGAPIPLDVNISMLLDVLIGGVTFTGSFLAFAKLQGLISGSPITFPFQQPFNLLLLGAYIVGSAYLIVTPDSLPIFLAVVAVSLILGVMFVIPIGGGDMPVVISLLNSLSGVAASAAGFVVMNNMLIIAGALVGASGLILTEIMCKAMNRSLFSVLFSAFGTGSAAGGAAAGGAIDQTVRSIDPEEGAMMLGYARSVVIVPGYGMAVAQAQHSVRELADQLERMGVDVKYAIHPVAGRMPGHMNVLLAEANVAYTQLYDMDDINPQFEQADVALVIGANDVVNPAARTDVNSPIYGMPILEVDRAKQTIVIKRGMSTGFAGVDNELFYKDKTTMLFGSAKDMVSKLVSEVKQL, from the coding sequence AGTTAACGTATTTAGTCGCTGCATCCTTATTTATTCTGGGGTTAAAAAAGCTAGGTTCACCTGCAACAGCTAGGAACGGTAATGTTGTCGCCGCCGTGGGGATGTTGTTGGCGATTGTCGCCACAATGTTGGATCAACACGTGTTGAACTACGAGATGATTTTGTTAGGCTTGGCGATTGGATCGGGTTTAGGTGCGATCGCAGCTTATAAAGTGCAAATGACGGAAATGCCCCAAATGGTGGGCTTACTCAACGGTTTGGGTGGTGCAGCTTCCGCATTAGTTGCTGTCGCTGAATTCTGGCGTTTATTGGATTCAGGCGCACCCATACCTCTGGATGTCAACATTTCCATGCTGCTGGATGTGTTAATCGGTGGTGTTACCTTCACAGGTAGTTTTCTCGCCTTCGCCAAATTGCAAGGTTTAATAAGCGGTTCCCCGATTACATTTCCTTTCCAGCAACCATTTAACCTATTACTGCTGGGTGCTTATATAGTCGGTAGTGCCTACTTAATCGTCACACCAGATAGCCTACCTATATTCTTAGCAGTAGTTGCTGTTTCTCTAATACTCGGTGTTATGTTCGTCATCCCCATTGGTGGGGGCGATATGCCTGTAGTAATTTCGCTGTTGAACTCCTTATCTGGTGTAGCAGCATCCGCCGCAGGTTTCGTGGTGATGAACAATATGTTAATCATCGCTGGGGCGTTGGTGGGAGCATCAGGACTGATCCTCACCGAGATTATGTGTAAAGCCATGAACCGTTCTCTGTTCAGTGTGCTGTTCAGTGCTTTTGGTACAGGCAGTGCGGCTGGTGGTGCGGCGGCTGGTGGTGCAATTGATCAAACCGTTCGCAGCATCGATCCCGAAGAAGGCGCGATGATGTTGGGTTATGCCCGTTCTGTAGTAATTGTGCCTGGTTATGGGATGGCGGTTGCTCAAGCACAACATAGCGTGCGGGAGTTGGCTGATCAACTAGAACGCATGGGTGTTGATGTGAAATATGCCATTCACCCTGTAGCGGGAAGAATGCCAGGACACATGAACGTGTTGTTGGCTGAGGCGAATGTGGCTTATACCCAGTTGTATGACATGGATGATATTAATCCCCAGTTTGAACAAGCGGATGTAGCTTTAGTAATTGGGGCTAATGATGTAGTCAATCCGGCGGCGCGTACTGATGTAAATAGTCCAATTTATGGAATGCCAATTTTGGAAGTAGATCGGGCGAAGCAGACAATTGTGATTAAACGCGGGATGAGTACAGGTTTTGCCGGTGTAGATAATGAGTTGTTCTACAAAGATAAAACCACAATGCTCTTTGGTAGCGCGAAGGATATGGTGTCGAAGTTGGTTTCTGAAGTGAAGCAGCTTTAA
- a CDS encoding aldehyde dehydrogenase family protein encodes MQQETIILKFKDIDEVIERANNTMYGLAAAVWTQDITKAHAIANNVRAGTVWVNCYDVFDAAAPFGGFKQSGIGRELGEYGLQQYTEIKTVTIKL; translated from the coding sequence TTGCAGCAAGAGACTATTATCCTGAAATTTAAGGATATTGATGAGGTAATTGAGCGGGCAAATAACACCATGTATGGACTCGCCGCCGCCGTGTGGACTCAGGATATTACTAAAGCCCATGCGATCGCAAATAATGTGCGTGCTGGTACTGTGTGGGTAAACTGCTACGACGTATTTGACGCTGCTGCACCTTTTGGTGGCTTTAAGCAGTCAGGTATTGGTCGAGAATTAGGTGAGTATGGCTTGCAACAATACACCGAAATTAAAACAGTGACAATCAAACTGTAA
- a CDS encoding SDR family NAD(P)-dependent oxidoreductase: MAGVIITGGNSGIGRATAILFAQKGYQVTIAARRLEALIKVQQEIKEFGGDCSIIPTNVSIAEEVEKLMEHAISQWGTIDVVINAAGVLHSGTILDTDEAAWDRIIDINLKGTFLVNQAALRHMLPRKSGSIVNVASDLGVTGGRNIAAYCASKGGVVLLTKAMALDHSHEGVRVNVLCPGVVTTPMIAEVDEAERAQWESVVPLKRFATAQEVAEAAYFLAHSQYATGSCLLLDGGNTAGGAV, translated from the coding sequence ATGGCAGGCGTAATTATTACAGGTGGGAATTCTGGGATTGGTAGAGCAACTGCAATTTTATTTGCACAGAAAGGTTATCAAGTAACCATCGCGGCAAGGCGATTAGAGGCACTGATAAAAGTGCAGCAAGAAATCAAAGAATTTGGGGGCGATTGTTCAATTATCCCTACCAATGTTTCTATTGCAGAGGAAGTTGAGAAATTGATGGAACATGCGATTTCTCAATGGGGGACAATCGACGTGGTTATCAATGCAGCGGGGGTTCTTCATTCAGGAACTATCTTGGATACTGATGAAGCAGCTTGGGATCGCATAATTGATATCAATCTCAAAGGTACATTTTTAGTTAATCAAGCAGCATTACGTCATATGCTACCTCGAAAGTCAGGGTCGATTGTGAATGTGGCTTCGGATTTAGGTGTTACAGGAGGACGTAATATCGCTGCCTATTGTGCTTCTAAAGGTGGAGTTGTGTTACTTACTAAAGCGATGGCTTTAGACCATTCTCACGAAGGTGTACGAGTAAATGTACTTTGTCCTGGTGTTGTAACAACACCGATGATTGCTGAAGTAGATGAAGCCGAACGAGCGCAATGGGAAAGTGTTGTTCCTCTAAAACGTTTTGCTACAGCACAAGAAGTGGCTGAAGCTGCTTACTTTTTAGCTCATTCTCAATATGCAACGGGAAGTTGTTTATTGCTTGATGGAGGAAATACAGCAGGTGGAGCCGTTTAA
- a CDS encoding DUF5615 family PIN-like protein → MKVRFLLDENLPPRLKLAVLRLNPEIDIVRVGEDNAPATGTLDPDVLLYLKLSQRILVTDNRASMPGHLETHWAKGEHIWGLLWLRPRTPIGRIAQELVFVWEATEAEEWIDKLEWIPF, encoded by the coding sequence GTGAAGGTACGTTTTTTATTAGATGAGAATTTGCCTCCACGTTTAAAGTTAGCGGTTTTAAGGTTGAATCCTGAGATAGATATTGTGCGTGTGGGTGAAGACAATGCACCAGCAACAGGTACTTTAGATCCTGATGTTTTGCTTTATCTGAAATTATCTCAAAGAATTTTGGTAACAGATAATCGTGCTAGTATGCCAGGACATTTAGAAACACATTGGGCTAAAGGTGAACATATTTGGGGTTTACTGTGGTTACGTCCTCGCACACCAATAGGAAGGATAGCGCAAGAACTTGTGTTTGTTTGGGAAGCTACTGAAGCCGAAGAATGGATTGATAAATTGGAATGGATTCCATTTTAG
- the tnpC gene encoding IS66 family transposase, translated as MNQNLPQDLDRESLNQLSKQELVEIIIEQSKVIGELQKTVLELQQEIERLKVSRDLDSKTSSKPPSGDILKKSENKKAAPQEESNHPKRKPGGQPGHQGKTRKGFGRVDRCEILRPSDCVCCGQKAFAAVAVKVEKQSVAQLVERPIEIVEYQRHTCQCEYCGNIQTASWSQDIIPGQDLGISLQAFLGWANNYAHMPYEKQQEMLWELGQIEIGLGTLVTTNERIQTAIQPSITELSNWVKQTQPNIHVDETPWSVKGVKEWLWVVANSEFCLFTAADTRSRAELEAILGAKYTGVISSDDFSVYNGYAVPEQQKCLAHLRRHFKKLIQLPGLHNQAIGEAFVDLIDEAFGNYAQWFETLDCASYNDWVNQFKSKLQQTLDDWINLAGATAGNLLRSLRDKASQWWYFLDNPEVPPDNNQAERSLRLAVTKRKVSGGSRSMERFQHTANLLTVVQTCRRQSLSVIDFFVQALIADSINSQSRPSLVPQF; from the coding sequence ATGAACCAAAACCTGCCTCAAGATTTAGACCGGGAAAGCTTGAACCAGTTATCGAAACAAGAACTGGTAGAGATAATCATTGAGCAGAGCAAGGTAATAGGTGAATTACAGAAAACAGTATTAGAACTACAGCAAGAAATAGAACGTTTAAAAGTCAGCAGAGATTTAGACAGCAAAACCTCATCTAAGCCGCCATCAGGGGACATCCTCAAAAAGAGTGAAAACAAAAAAGCAGCACCGCAAGAAGAATCAAATCATCCCAAAAGAAAGCCAGGTGGGCAACCAGGGCATCAAGGTAAGACCCGTAAGGGTTTTGGTAGAGTAGATCGTTGTGAAATCTTACGTCCAAGTGATTGTGTCTGTTGTGGTCAAAAAGCGTTTGCGGCTGTGGCAGTAAAAGTAGAAAAACAGTCTGTAGCGCAACTAGTGGAGCGTCCCATTGAAATAGTTGAGTATCAACGCCATACGTGCCAGTGTGAGTACTGTGGCAATATACAAACAGCCTCCTGGTCACAAGATATCATCCCAGGACAGGATTTAGGGATTTCTTTACAGGCATTTTTAGGATGGGCAAATAATTATGCACATATGCCCTATGAAAAACAGCAAGAAATGTTGTGGGAGTTAGGTCAAATTGAAATTGGGCTGGGAACTTTAGTCACCACAAATGAACGAATTCAAACAGCGATTCAACCAAGCATTACTGAGTTAAGTAATTGGGTAAAACAGACACAACCTAACATTCATGTGGATGAAACACCTTGGTCTGTCAAGGGAGTTAAAGAATGGTTGTGGGTAGTTGCCAATTCTGAGTTTTGCCTGTTTACTGCTGCTGACACTCGTTCCAGAGCAGAACTAGAAGCCATTTTAGGGGCTAAATATACAGGGGTAATCAGCAGCGATGATTTTAGTGTTTACAATGGCTATGCGGTGCCTGAGCAGCAGAAATGTTTGGCTCATCTACGCCGTCACTTCAAAAAACTAATTCAACTTCCAGGTCTTCACAACCAAGCTATTGGTGAAGCATTTGTGGATTTAATTGATGAAGCTTTTGGAAATTATGCCCAATGGTTTGAGACTCTTGACTGCGCCAGTTATAACGATTGGGTCAATCAATTCAAATCTAAATTGCAACAAACACTTGATGACTGGATTAACTTAGCCGGAGCTACAGCAGGAAACCTTTTACGTTCCTTGCGCGATAAAGCCTCCCAATGGTGGTATTTCCTTGACAACCCTGAAGTTCCTCCTGATAACAATCAAGCCGAGCGATCGCTGCGTTTGGCTGTGACAAAACGTAAAGTTAGTGGTGGTTCCCGTTCGATGGAGCGGTTTCAACATACTGCCAATTTGTTGACGGTGGTTCAAACCTGTCGTCGTCAAAGTCTGTCTGTTATTGATTTTTTTGTACAAGCACTAATTGCTGACTCTATTAATTCTCAGTCTCGCCCTTCTCTAGTTCCTCAATTTTAG